CTTGATGCGTTCGCCGGCGATACGGACGCGTCCCAGATCGATCGCGTGGGATGCGAGCGATCGCGTCTTGAAGAACCGTGCGGCCCATAGCCATTTGTCGGCACGCACGGAAGCACTGTCGTCAGCCATCGGCAATCCGAATTTCCCCGGAAAGGCCGCGGACGGTGGGGTGCCCGCGGCCGCATGGCGCCATTTTCCTCCCATTTCCACCCTTTTCCCATATGGGTTTTCAGGGCAATGGCGATAAAACATATCATGCCGTGATATGATCACAACATGATAAGAAAAACCAGTCGCCCGTCCAGGATCCGCGAAACCCGTCGCGGAACACCTCGTCCGCCGCGCGCGAGTGCGCCATCCGGAAGCGGAGGACCGAGGAGATGCAGCAAGGTGAGTCCGGACGCCGGAATATGGGAAAGGAATTGGAAATGAAGGGTCTTCAGATGGCTGCCGCAGTGGTGTTCGCAATGTCCTGCGCTTCCGCGATGGCGGCGGGCGATTCGCCGAGCGCGGCGAGTTGCCGGGCGTTCCCGTCCACCTGCGGAAACGGGGCGATGACCGAGTCCGCGTCGCCGTTGGCGGGGCAGGCGCAAGCAGGTCTGGTCTACGGTCCGAGCGCGGCGAGCTGCCGGGCGTTTCCGTCGACCTGTGCGACGACGCCGGGATCGGTGGTTCGCACGTCCGTGCCCGCGGCACCGGTGGGCGAGTCGGATCCGCAACCTTCCGCTGCGGCCTGTCGCGCATTTCCGTCGTCCTGCCGCAACGGCTGAGGCCCGGTTCCGTCGGGGGCGCCTGTCGTCCTCGGCGCGGATCGATGGGGGAACGTGGTGCCGCGGTCGCTCGCGGCGCTACGTTCCATCCCCGGAAAGACTCATCAGGGCGGCATTCCCTCCGGCCGCGGCGGTGTTCACCGTGATGGTCTGTTCCGTCACCAGTCGATCGAGCGCGTAGCGTTCCTCGGCGCTCGGTCGCACCAGCGCGATCCGCCGGCCCGGGCGCCGCGCGAGCAGCCAGCGCAGGTTGTGGGTGCGCCCGTCGTCGCCTTCGAACAGGGCCGCCTCGAACGGTTCGCGCCCCCAGTCCTCCACCCAGTCGATGTTCATCCAGACTGACGCGGGAATTCCGGAGAGCACGGCCCGGGAGCGC
This genomic window from Burkholderiales bacterium GJ-E10 contains:
- a CDS encoding ATPase components of ABC transporters with duplicated ATPase domains is translated as MQQGESGRRNMGKELEMKGLQMAAAVVFAMSCASAMAAGDSPSAASCRAFPSTCGNGAMTESASPLAGQAQAGLVYGPSAASCRAFPSTCATTPGSVVRTSVPAAPVGESDPQPSAAACRAFPSSCRNG